The Acidianus infernus genome window below encodes:
- a CDS encoding heavy metal-binding domain-containing protein, giving the protein MSQQQEIFATTADEIPGYMVIQILGIVVGTSLLYKKFDLNKEEEAKKFLELSEKARIVAMNEMIKKAKEFNSNAIISVRFDSHRINDEYDEIIAYGTAVKVIKNIH; this is encoded by the coding sequence TTTGCCACGACAGCTGATGAAATTCCTGGATATATGGTTATACAAATATTGGGAATAGTTGTCGGAACTTCTCTACTTTATAAAAAATTTGATTTAAATAAAGAAGAAGAAGCTAAGAAGTTCTTAGAATTATCTGAGAAGGCTAGAATTGTAGCTATGAACGAAATGATAAAAAAAGCGAAGGAGTTTAATTCTAATGCTATAATTTCAGTTAGATTCGATTCCCATAGAATTAACGATGAGTATGATGAAATAATAGCTTATGGTACTGCAGTTAAGGTTATTAAAAATATACATTAA